From Xiphophorus maculatus strain JP 163 A chromosome 12, X_maculatus-5.0-male, whole genome shotgun sequence, the proteins below share one genomic window:
- the qsox2 gene encoding sulfhydryl oxidase 2, whose product MFRVWLQAAGLLWLCGGCAGGSGRLYSEEDPLVILGSSSLKPTVTNSSSAWLVQFYSSWCGHCIQYSNTWKALAQDVKDWHEAIAVAVLDCAQEENFEVCKEFSIKFYPTFKFFAAHSSAADKGTIYRGADREVRSVRQLMVNILQNHIRTDRPQSCPPLEPYSAAQLLPLLGQRSDHYTAIVVEEAGSFVGREVILDLLQFSGVEVRRALTSDLPLLDVLNMAAFPSVYLLHPNGSHAPLHSEKPLRFFFSSLLRSLPGVQRRSSSEASQTGALQDGRTSEPWRDFDRSQVYTADLESSLHYLLRVELAAHGMLEGAELKVFKDFVTLVAKLYPVGGSVVKLMETLSDWLLSLPLQQIPYQAVLDLVDNKMKISGAFLGAELRWVGCQGSRPGLRGYPCSLWTLFHVLTVQHDATPTALDGSGLEGEAAPVLQVMRRYIRTFFGCKECGRHFEQAAAANMDQVTSREDEILWLWNQHNRVNTRLAGSLSDDPVSPKAPWPSPALCPACHEESNGVHVWNHANVLAFLRHHYGASNLNPRYSLTPPRPPAGAGPVQTRRPQEERPAAGGERKGEDQAEPRPVQPGPRRGEQVVLIRGEGGFWILGLGFTSVDMSLCVVLYGSSCLFLMLLFFFFKVRSRRWKLRHARLHV is encoded by the exons ATGTTCCGGGTGTGGCTCCAGGCGGCGGGGCTCCTGTGGCTGTGCGGCGGCTGTGCGGGCGGCTCTGGGCGGCTGTACTCGGAGGAGGACCCGCTGGTGATCCTGGGCAGCAGCAGCCTGAAGCCCACCGTCACCAACTCCTCCTCGGCCTGGCTGGTCCAGTTCTACTCCTCCTGGTGCGGACATTGCATTCAGTACTCCAACACATGGAAGGCTCTAGCTCAGGACGTGAAAG ATTGGCATGAGGCCATCGCTGTGGCCGTGTTGGACTGCGCTCAGGAGGAAAACTTTGAGGTCTGCAAAGAGTTCAGCATCAAGTTCTACCCAACATTCAAG TTCTTCGCAGCTCACAGCTCAGCGGCGGACAAAGGAACGATCTACAGAG GAGCGGACCGTGAGGTCCGGTCTGTCCGGCAGCTGATGGTCAACATCCTGCAGAACCACATCAGAACGGACCGGCCCCAGAGCTGCCCCCCGCTGGAGCCCTACag TGCTGCTCAGCTGCTGCCCCTGCTGGGTCAAAGGTCGGATCACTACACGGCCATCGTCGTGGAGGAGGCGGGGTCGTTCGTTGGCCGggag GTGATCCTGGACCTGCTACAGTTCTCAGGCGTTGAAGTGAGGAgagctctgacctctgacctcccccTGCTGGACGTCCTGAACATGGCCGCCTTCCCCTCCGTCTACCTACTGCACCCCAACGGCTCGCACGCCCCTCTGCACAG CGAGAAGCCGCTCcggttcttcttctcctccctgCTGCGGAGCCTGCCAGGCGTGCAGCGCCGCAGCAGTTCCGAGGCGAGCCAGACGGGGGCGCTGCAGGACGGACGGACATCGGAGCCATGGCGGGACTTTGACAG GTCCCAGGTGTACACGGCCGACCTGGAGTCGTCGCTGCACTACCTGCTGCGGGTGGAGCTGGCTGCCCACGGCATGCTGGAGGGGGCGGAGCTAAAGGTCTTCAAGGACTTTGTCACTCTGGTTGCTAAG CTCTATCCAGTCGGAGGCTCCGTGGTGAAGCTCATGGAGacgctctctgattggctgctcagTCTGCCGCTGCAGCAGATCCCCTACCAGGCCGTCCTGGACCTGGTGGACAACAAGATGAAG ATCTCTGGCGCGTTCCTGGGGGCGGAGCTTCGCTGGGTTGGTTGCCAGGGCAGCAGGCCGGGGCTGCGGGGCTACCCGTGTTCGCTGTGGACGCTGTTCCACGTGCTAACGGTCCAGCACGACGCCACGCCCACCGCGCTGGATGGCTCAG GTCTGGAGGGCGAGGCAGCGCCGGTGCTGCAGGTGATGCGCCGCTACATCCGGACGTTCTTCGGCTGTAAGGAGTGTGGCCGTCACTTTGAGCAGGCGGCGGCCGCCAATATGGACCAGGTGACGAGCCGAGAGGACGAAATCCTGTGGCTGTGGAACCAGCACAACCGGGTCAACACCAGGCTGGCAG gGTCTCTGAGTGACGACCCGGTCTCCCCCAAAGCGCCGTGGCCAAGCCCCGCCCTCTGCCCCGCCTGCCACGAGGAGAGCAACGGCGTCCACGTCTGGAACCACGCCAACGTCCTCGCCTTCCTTCGTCACCACTACGGTGCGTCCAACCTGAACCCCAGGTACTCCCTGACCCCCCCACGCCCTCCTGCCGGTGCCGGTCCGGTTCAGACCAGACGGCCTCAGGAGGAACGCCCGGCTGCTGGAGGGGAGAGGAAGGGTGAGGATCAGGCGGAGCCCCGACCCGTCCAGCCGGGTCCGAGGCGGGGGGAGCAGGTGGTTCTGATCCGAGGAGAAGGCGGGTTCTGGATTCTGGGCCTGGGCTTCACCAGCGTGGACATGAGCCTTTGCGTGGTTCTGTACGGCAGCTCCTGTCTCTTCCTCatgctcctcttcttcttcttcaaagtCCGGTCCAGGAGGTGGAAGCTGCGCCACGCCCGGCTCCACGTCTGA